A single genomic interval of Gallus gallus isolate bGalGal1 chromosome 10, bGalGal1.mat.broiler.GRCg7b, whole genome shotgun sequence harbors:
- the CTSH gene encoding pro-cathepsin H precursor — MAWLLLLAGAALLAPAAASEVTAEEEQLFKAWMLQHGRRYGVGEYERRLRVFVGNKRHIEGHNAGNSSFQMALNQFSDMTFAEFKKLYLWSEPQNCSATRGNFLRSDGPCPEAVDWRKKGNFVTPVKNQGPCGSCWTFSTTGCLESAIAIATGKLLSLAEQQLVDCAQAFNNHGCSGGLPSQAFEYILYNKGLMGEDAYPYRAQNGTCKFQPDKAIAFVKDVINITQYDEAGMVEAVGKHNPVSFAFEVMSDFMHYRKGVYSNPRCEHTPDKVNHAVLAVGYGEEDGRPYWIVKNSWGPLWGMDGYFLIERGKNMCGLAACASYPVPLV, encoded by the exons atggcctggctcctgctgctggccgGGGCCGCGCTCCTggcgcccgccgccgcctcggAGGTGACCGCCGAAG aggagcagctcttcAAGGCCTGGATGCTGCAG CACGGGCGGCGCTACGGGGTGGGCGAATACGAGCGGCGGCTGCGGGTCTTCGTGGGCAACAAACGGCACATCGAGGGGCACAACGCCGGGAACAGCTCCTTCCAGA TGGCTCTGAACCAGTTTTCTGATATGACTTTCGCGGAGTTCAAGAAGCTGTACCTGTGGAGCGAGCCCCAG AACTGCTCGGCCACCAGAGGGAACTTCCTGCGAAGCGATGGGCCGTGCCCCGAGGCCGTGGActggaggaagaaggggaaTTTCGTGACGCCGGTGAAGAACCAG GGTCCGTGCGGGAGCTGCTGGACTTTCTCCACCACGGGGTGCCTGGAGTCCGCCATTGCCATCGCCACCGGAAAGCTGCTCTCTCTG GCGGAGCAGCAACTGGTGGACTGTGCACAGGCGTTCAACAACCACGGCTGCAGTGG GGGGCTTCCGAGCCAGGCCTTCGAGTACATCCTGTACAACAAGGGGCTGATGGGCGAGGACGCGTACCCGTACCGGGCACAG AACGGCACCTGCAAGTTCCAGCCAGACAAGGCCATTGCGTTTGTCAAGGATGTCATCAACATCACGCAG TATGATGAGGCTGGTATGGTAGAAGCTGTGGGGAAGCACAACCCGGTGAGCTTTGCGTTTGAGGTGATGAGCGACTTCATGCACTACAGGAAAGGAGTCTATTCCAA cccACGATGTGAGCACACTCCTGACAAAGTGAACCACGCTGTGCTGGCTGTTGGGTATGGAGAAGAAGATGGGCGTCCATACTGGATTGTTAAGAACTCTTGGGGCCCTCTGTGGGGCATGGATGG